One window from the genome of Pararhizobium gei encodes:
- a CDS encoding cation:proton antiporter, giving the protein MTAEAILSASTTFALATLSLGLAMTVFRIVRGPTLPDRVLGLDMLVAIAIGFVAVIAIRSGFNLYIDIAIALGLVGFLATVAFARFILSRGLLPERPSGASKLKTGPKTGAGQPARGRNRRARR; this is encoded by the coding sequence ATGACTGCCGAAGCGATCCTGTCTGCCTCGACCACTTTCGCGCTCGCCACACTTTCGCTGGGCCTGGCCATGACCGTTTTCAGGATCGTTCGCGGCCCGACATTGCCGGATCGGGTGCTGGGGCTCGACATGCTGGTCGCGATCGCCATCGGCTTCGTCGCCGTCATTGCCATTCGCAGCGGCTTCAATCTCTATATCGATATCGCCATTGCCCTCGGCCTGGTGGGCTTTCTCGCCACCGTGGCCTTCGCTCGCTTCATTCTCTCGCGCGGCCTTTTGCCGGAGCGGCCATCCGGTGCGAGCAAACTGAAGACCGGCCCGAAGACCGGTGCCGGCCAGCCGGCACGTGGCAGAAACAGGAGAGCACGCCGATGA
- a CDS encoding Na+/H+ antiporter subunit E, producing the protein MILIIPAVLLTLVWAALTGSVTPHNLALGFLLSALSLFVVRAHIPKVRHRVRLGKLALLAGLFVRELWVSAFRVAILVLRPDMRLRPGIFAYPLTVTRDFEITLLANLITLTPGTLSVDVSPDRRLLYVHALDCRDPAAEKRAIATGFERRIREAFPL; encoded by the coding sequence ATGATCCTCATCATACCGGCCGTTTTGCTGACACTTGTCTGGGCCGCCCTGACCGGCAGCGTCACGCCGCACAATCTGGCGCTTGGATTCCTGCTTTCCGCATTGTCGCTGTTCGTGGTGCGCGCCCATATCCCCAAGGTCCGGCATCGTGTCCGCCTGGGCAAGCTTGCCCTGCTTGCCGGCCTGTTCGTCAGGGAGTTGTGGGTTTCGGCCTTCAGGGTCGCCATCCTCGTTCTGCGGCCGGACATGCGGCTGAGGCCGGGCATCTTCGCCTATCCGCTCACCGTGACGCGCGATTTCGAAATCACGCTGCTCGCCAATCTTATCACGCTGACGCCCGGCACGCTTTCTGTCGATGTCTCGCCGGATCGCCGGCTGCTCTATGTCCATGCGCTGGACTGCCGCGACCCGGCGGCCGAGAAACGCGCGATCGCAACCGGCTTCGAGCGCCGCATCAGGGAGGCTTTTCCGCTATGA